The following are encoded together in the Rhizobium tumorigenes genome:
- a CDS encoding thermonuclease family protein produces MPSDDKGGDASRDAAVSSGKQAQPTQSAALTPQPDGDAIVAPQSNADLKPIDLSRPFAERAGILTIGGRSVQLAGIVPTDPARSCTGPNGKEWPCGTLARTALRSFLLGRTITCDVPDPEWKGSITADCRFSRVNLGDWLARNGWAEVAAGSPFAGAADEARKAGRGVYGNDPRKKHQSTLAPEPPKEDPLNPI; encoded by the coding sequence GTGCCTTCGGATGACAAGGGTGGGGACGCTTCGAGGGACGCCGCCGTCTCATCGGGCAAACAGGCTCAGCCGACGCAATCTGCAGCGCTGACGCCGCAGCCGGATGGCGACGCCATCGTTGCTCCGCAATCGAATGCGGACCTGAAGCCGATTGATCTCTCCCGTCCCTTTGCAGAGCGCGCCGGCATCCTCACCATCGGCGGCAGGAGCGTGCAGCTTGCCGGCATTGTCCCAACGGATCCAGCACGTAGCTGTACGGGTCCGAACGGCAAGGAATGGCCGTGCGGCACGCTCGCCCGCACCGCGCTCCGCTCCTTCCTGCTTGGCAGGACCATCACCTGCGACGTGCCCGACCCTGAGTGGAAAGGCTCGATCACGGCAGATTGCCGGTTTTCGAGGGTTAATCTCGGCGACTGGCTGGCGCGCAATGGCTGGGCCGAAGTGGCCGCAGGCTCGCCGTTTGCGGGTGCAGCAGACGAAGCCCGCAAGGCAGGCCGTGGCGTCTATGGCAACGATCCGCGCAAAAAGCATCAGTCGACGCTGGCGCCCGAGCCGCCGAAGGAAGATCCGCTCAATCCGATCTGA
- a CDS encoding tellurite resistance TerB family protein: MNAQLSAQDALIYVMVMASAVDRTMNDRELGRIGELIEALPVFKGFDEDRLIAVSRDCATLLSGTEGLDIVLETIRDAVSPRLYDTAYALAVEVAAADLSVTAEELRLLAMLRDRLQLDKLTCAAIERSAIARYRKA, from the coding sequence ATGAATGCACAGCTTTCCGCCCAGGACGCCCTGATCTACGTCATGGTCATGGCTTCAGCCGTCGACCGTACCATGAACGACCGGGAGCTGGGCCGGATCGGCGAGCTGATCGAGGCGTTACCGGTTTTCAAGGGCTTTGACGAGGATCGCCTGATCGCCGTATCGCGCGATTGTGCCACTCTGCTCTCGGGCACCGAGGGGCTGGACATCGTGCTGGAGACGATCCGTGACGCGGTGTCGCCCCGCCTCTACGACACCGCTTACGCGCTCGCAGTCGAGGTTGCCGCTGCCGATCTTTCGGTGACAGCCGAAGAGCTGCGGCTATTGGCGATGCTGCGCGACCGGTTGCAACTCGACAAGCTCACCTGCGCTGCAATCGAGCGCAGTGCCATTGCCCGCTACCGCAAGGCCTGA
- a CDS encoding transporter substrate-binding domain-containing protein, which yields MMRRFKSPLNLRGFYTVCAIFSSFLMPQSTFADEKPVGNLPILFDSRERLPKPDLSSLVRLRFLTATDFPPFNFLDQSGKLAGFHVDLAREICAELAIADRCQIQALPFGELRPALAASQGDAVLAGTAVTADLRNQFAFSRPYLMLPARFVRNLKADLPGTTAAALSGKRVGVIKATAHAAMLKAFFPAITAVEFEDSAQLLSAVKSGSVDAAFADGLQLSFWTTSPAAEKCCALFDGPYLSQQFLGEGMTVMLRQQDTDLTAAINHALATLSRNGRLQEIYRRYFPTSLY from the coding sequence ATCATGCGCAGGTTTAAATCACCCCTCAATTTAAGGGGTTTTTACACGGTATGCGCGATATTTTCATCTTTTCTCATGCCGCAGTCAACCTTTGCCGACGAGAAGCCTGTTGGCAACCTGCCAATCCTGTTCGATTCCCGTGAGCGATTGCCAAAACCCGATCTTTCGTCGCTGGTTCGCCTGCGTTTTCTGACCGCGACCGACTTCCCGCCTTTCAATTTTCTGGACCAGTCCGGAAAGCTTGCCGGCTTCCATGTCGATCTAGCTCGCGAAATCTGTGCGGAACTCGCAATCGCCGACAGATGCCAGATCCAGGCATTGCCGTTCGGCGAACTTCGCCCGGCGCTTGCCGCATCGCAGGGCGACGCCGTGCTTGCCGGCACCGCCGTGACAGCGGATCTGCGAAACCAGTTTGCTTTCTCGAGGCCCTATCTGATGTTGCCGGCGCGCTTCGTCCGCAATCTCAAAGCCGATCTCCCCGGCACGACGGCGGCAGCGCTTTCGGGCAAGCGCGTCGGTGTGATCAAGGCCACTGCGCATGCCGCGATGCTCAAGGCCTTCTTTCCGGCCATCACGGCTGTTGAATTCGAGGACAGCGCGCAGCTTTTGTCAGCCGTGAAAAGCGGCTCGGTTGATGCAGCCTTTGCAGACGGGCTGCAACTGTCGTTCTGGACTACCTCGCCTGCGGCAGAGAAATGCTGCGCCCTGTTCGACGGGCCGTATCTCTCGCAACAGTTTCTCGGAGAGGGGATGACGGTCATGCTGCGTCAGCAGGATACCGATCTGACGGCAGCCATCAACCACGCGCTGGCGACGTTGTCGCGCAACGGTCGGCTTCAGGAAATCTATCGACGCTATTTCCCGACCAGCCTCTATTAG
- a CDS encoding glycosyltransferase family 2 protein, whose protein sequence is MRFGEYPPQAASTAAVALSDIIGEVLPADAALPVFFGRLQAEAGALQRIGIGRPYVETAATAALLNGTRIEQELLAGTLVKEDAYYGAMARVLRLPFTETIPGGSVIDIAGLDSQLLRPTTLRVNHPLHPPLTLIAPQIDRLEEVAVLLRRYPDLKHSLVVTTPGAIRAAVWQAGADRRVRKTVGDLFESQPGFSARVVFHGYQGFYAGVGLSLLMVGLVADPNTQTILHVLLSCSYLATLMLRGRAVFQRRRRRPRLAVDPCGPCPVYTVMIAVYGEAEIVPQLVTTLKRLDWPVSRLDIKFVCEADDGETIAALRAQTLGPQFEIVEVPPMHPRTKPKALTYALHGARGAYVAVYDAEDRPHPQQLREAHAKFRSAPADVACLQAPLIIGNGGESWISAMFALEYSALFRALLPMLAMYRMPLPLGGTSNHFRTDILRSSGAWDPFNVTEDADLGMRLYRLGYRSDVIDRQTIEDAPTGIAIWSRQRTRWFKGWLQTWLVLMRDPCGLQRQMGFKAFAIFQLLIGGMLLSSLGHPLIMLFLVRSMAAMLHMPTEAISMFDMTMFVIDFSNIFGSYAIFLLLGTAAMIEPEKKRIRWRWMTVPFYWMLVSIAAWRAVIELRTNPFHWHKTPHRPSTLVP, encoded by the coding sequence ATGCGCTTCGGGGAATATCCACCACAAGCGGCAAGCACGGCGGCTGTCGCGCTATCAGACATCATTGGCGAAGTCCTGCCGGCAGATGCAGCACTTCCCGTATTCTTCGGTCGATTGCAGGCAGAGGCCGGCGCACTGCAACGGATCGGCATCGGCCGGCCCTATGTCGAGACGGCAGCCACAGCGGCGCTTCTCAACGGTACCCGTATCGAACAGGAACTGCTGGCGGGGACGCTCGTCAAGGAGGATGCCTACTACGGTGCCATGGCCCGGGTTCTTCGATTGCCGTTCACGGAAACGATCCCCGGTGGCAGCGTCATCGATATCGCCGGGCTCGACAGCCAGCTGTTGCGACCGACCACCCTGCGGGTCAATCACCCTCTGCACCCACCTCTCACCTTGATTGCACCGCAAATCGACCGGTTGGAGGAGGTGGCCGTCCTGTTGAGACGCTACCCGGACCTGAAGCATAGCCTGGTGGTCACGACGCCTGGTGCCATCCGCGCCGCCGTCTGGCAGGCGGGTGCGGATCGTCGCGTCCGCAAGACCGTCGGCGACCTGTTCGAAAGCCAGCCGGGCTTCAGCGCTCGCGTTGTCTTCCACGGCTATCAGGGCTTTTATGCGGGCGTCGGGCTAAGCCTGCTGATGGTCGGGCTGGTTGCGGATCCCAACACCCAGACTATTCTGCATGTGCTGCTGTCCTGTTCCTATCTCGCCACGCTGATGCTGCGGGGGCGCGCAGTCTTCCAGCGCCGTCGGCGGCGGCCAAGACTGGCTGTCGATCCCTGTGGCCCGTGTCCGGTGTATACGGTGATGATCGCGGTCTATGGCGAGGCCGAAATCGTACCGCAACTGGTGACGACGCTGAAACGGCTGGATTGGCCAGTCTCCAGGCTCGACATCAAATTCGTCTGCGAGGCGGACGACGGCGAGACGATTGCTGCCCTGCGGGCCCAGACTCTGGGACCGCAATTCGAGATCGTCGAGGTGCCGCCGATGCATCCGCGCACGAAGCCGAAGGCGTTGACTTATGCGCTCCACGGCGCGCGCGGCGCCTATGTTGCCGTATACGACGCGGAGGACCGCCCGCATCCCCAGCAATTGCGGGAGGCGCACGCCAAGTTCCGGAGTGCGCCAGCCGATGTCGCCTGCCTACAGGCGCCGCTTATCATCGGCAATGGCGGAGAGAGCTGGATCAGCGCCATGTTCGCGCTCGAATATTCGGCGCTGTTCCGGGCACTTCTGCCGATGCTGGCAATGTATCGCATGCCGCTGCCGCTCGGGGGGACATCAAATCATTTTCGCACCGATATCCTGCGGTCATCCGGCGCTTGGGATCCGTTCAACGTCACGGAAGATGCTGATCTCGGCATGCGGCTCTATCGCCTCGGTTATCGCTCGGATGTCATCGATCGCCAGACCATCGAGGATGCACCGACCGGCATAGCCATCTGGTCCCGGCAGCGCACGCGCTGGTTCAAGGGATGGCTTCAAACCTGGCTGGTGTTGATGCGAGACCCGTGCGGCCTGCAGCGGCAGATGGGCTTCAAGGCATTCGCCATCTTCCAGTTGCTGATCGGCGGGATGCTGCTCTCGTCGCTCGGTCATCCGTTGATCATGCTTTTTCTCGTGCGGTCGATGGCGGCTATGCTGCATATGCCGACGGAAGCGATTTCGATGTTCGACATGACGATGTTCGTCATCGATTTTTCCAACATCTTCGGGAGCTACGCCATCTTCCTGTTGCTCGGCACTGCGGCGATGATCGAGCCTGAAAAAAAGCGTATCCGCTGGCGATGGATGACGGTGCCGTTCTACTGGATGCTGGTCTCGATCGCCGCTTGGCGAGCGGTGATAGAGCTCCGGACCAACCCGTTCCATTGGCACAAGACTCCGCACCGGCCATCGACACTGGTTCCGTGA
- a CDS encoding DUF952 domain-containing protein codes for MDMRPPFRQIPRRLLFAGSAAMTVIYKIVPELAWQDAREEGIFHGASIDLADGYIHFSTAAQAKETAARYFAGQADLLLVAVDSDVLGDGLKFEPSRGGDLFPHLYGLLSTTSVLWAKPLPLGKDGAHQFPEMLP; via the coding sequence ATGGACATGCGGCCGCCTTTTCGGCAAATCCCTAGGCGACTGCTTTTTGCTGGGAGCGCCGCCATGACCGTGATTTACAAGATCGTACCCGAACTCGCCTGGCAGGACGCCCGGGAGGAGGGCATCTTCCACGGTGCATCGATCGACCTTGCCGATGGCTACATCCATTTTTCGACCGCAGCCCAGGCGAAGGAAACGGCGGCACGCTATTTCGCTGGCCAGGCTGACCTGCTGCTGGTTGCCGTCGATAGCGATGTGCTTGGAGACGGCCTTAAATTCGAGCCGTCACGCGGCGGAGATCTGTTTCCCCATCTCTACGGCCTTCTGTCGACCACCTCCGTCCTCTGGGCCAAGCCGCTGCCTTTGGGCAAGGATGGCGCCCACCAGTTTCCGGAGATGCTGCCATGA
- a CDS encoding quinone-dependent dihydroorotate dehydrogenase, producing MIDLFKAVARRGLFLIDPETAHGLSISALKSGLVPACLLSADPRLRQTVAGLDFVNPLGMAAGFDKNAEVPEALLKLGFGFTEIGTVTPKPQPGNPKPRIFRLVDDEAVINRLGFNNEGHDAAYARLATIRNAGMIGVNIGANKDSVDRTADYVAGISRFYSLAGYFTVNISSPNTPGLRDLQARESLATLLSAVLAARDAEATVTTRKIPVFLKIAPDLTEEGMDDIAAEALAHDLDGLIVSNTTLSREGLKDKSQAGQAGGLSGKPLFDASTAVLARMRQRVGPSMAIIGVGGISSAEMALEKIRAGADLVQLYSSMVYGGPGLAGSILAGVSKLLDREQAKSIRELRDSRLDYWANWKV from the coding sequence ATGATCGATCTCTTCAAGGCTGTCGCCCGTCGCGGCTTGTTCCTTATTGACCCAGAAACGGCCCACGGTCTGTCGATTTCGGCGCTGAAGTCGGGACTTGTGCCTGCCTGCCTGCTGTCCGCCGATCCGCGCCTGCGGCAGACGGTTGCTGGTCTCGACTTCGTCAATCCGCTCGGCATGGCCGCCGGCTTCGACAAGAATGCCGAGGTGCCCGAGGCGCTGCTGAAGCTAGGCTTCGGCTTCACCGAGATCGGGACGGTCACCCCGAAACCGCAGCCAGGCAATCCCAAGCCACGCATCTTCCGCCTGGTCGACGATGAGGCCGTGATCAACCGGCTCGGTTTTAACAACGAAGGCCATGATGCCGCCTATGCCCGGTTGGCGACCATCCGCAATGCCGGCATGATCGGCGTCAACATCGGCGCCAACAAGGACAGCGTCGATCGGACAGCCGACTACGTCGCCGGCATCAGCCGGTTCTATTCGTTAGCCGGCTATTTCACCGTCAATATCTCGTCGCCGAACACGCCGGGCCTGCGCGATCTGCAGGCGCGCGAAAGCCTGGCCACGCTGCTGTCCGCCGTGCTGGCCGCGCGCGACGCAGAGGCCACAGTCACCACCAGGAAAATCCCGGTGTTCCTCAAGATCGCCCCTGATCTCACGGAAGAGGGCATGGACGACATCGCGGCAGAGGCGCTCGCCCATGACCTCGACGGGCTGATCGTTTCCAACACGACGCTTTCCCGCGAGGGGCTGAAGGACAAGAGCCAGGCGGGGCAGGCGGGCGGTCTGTCCGGCAAGCCGCTGTTCGACGCCTCGACGGCAGTGCTCGCGCGCATGCGCCAGCGGGTCGGCCCATCGATGGCCATCATCGGCGTCGGCGGGATTTCCTCGGCGGAGATGGCGCTCGAAAAGATCCGCGCCGGCGCCGACCTGGTGCAGCTCTATTCCAGCATGGTCTATGGAGGCCCGGGTCTCGCCGGAAGTATCCTTGCCGGCGTGTCGAAGCTTCTGGATCGCGAACAGGCGAAATCGATCCGCGAACTTCGCGACAGCCGGCTCGACTATTGGGCCAATTGGAAGGTCTGA
- a CDS encoding MATE family efflux transporter — MDHTVNGKRGPAFAVTHRLVLSIALPMTLAFMTTPLLGLTDTAVVGQLGQPEALAGLAIGAVLFDLIFASFNFLRASTTGLTAQAFGRGDLTEQQAIFWRALLSALVCGAVLLLLSPVLLFAGLTLMGPEGGVAVATRSYFSIRMLSGPAALANYAILGFVLGRGQGSIGLFLQTLINGINIVLALVLGLWLGWGVAGVAWGTMIGETIGAVAGLVIVMRGFVGVPRPSRSDILSREKFGQLFGLNRDILIRTFVLLGAFTLMTRIGGHFGAVTLAANAVLMNFVLISAFYLDGLANAAEQITGRAIGAGDRTAFDRGLKLTILWSFGLAGLAAVVFLAFGASIIGVLTTSPDVRTMALQYLPYAAISGLTGVLAYLMDGVFIGATWSGEMRNRMLLSFLCYLAALAVLVPSFGNAGLWLSLNGFLLFRGFFLATCLKPKADQTFQLAQ, encoded by the coding sequence ATGGATCACACGGTGAACGGCAAGCGCGGCCCGGCCTTTGCGGTGACACACCGGCTCGTTCTCTCCATCGCCCTGCCGATGACGCTCGCCTTCATGACGACGCCGCTGCTGGGGCTGACCGACACCGCCGTGGTGGGCCAACTGGGGCAGCCAGAGGCGCTGGCAGGTCTGGCGATCGGTGCGGTGCTCTTCGACCTCATCTTTGCCAGCTTCAATTTCCTGCGGGCCTCGACAACGGGCCTGACTGCCCAGGCTTTCGGGCGCGGCGACCTGACCGAGCAGCAGGCGATCTTCTGGCGGGCACTTTTGTCGGCGCTCGTCTGCGGAGCGGTGCTCCTGCTGCTGTCGCCGGTTCTGCTCTTTGCCGGCCTGACGCTGATGGGGCCGGAGGGTGGCGTCGCTGTCGCCACGCGAAGCTATTTCTCGATCCGCATGCTGTCCGGACCGGCCGCACTTGCCAACTACGCCATTCTCGGCTTCGTGCTCGGTCGCGGCCAGGGCAGCATCGGCCTTTTCCTGCAGACGCTGATCAACGGCATCAACATCGTGCTGGCACTGGTGCTTGGGCTCTGGCTCGGCTGGGGTGTTGCGGGCGTTGCCTGGGGAACGATGATCGGCGAGACCATCGGCGCTGTTGCCGGGCTGGTGATCGTCATGCGCGGGTTTGTCGGCGTCCCCCGGCCATCGCGATCCGATATTCTCTCGCGGGAGAAATTCGGCCAGCTGTTCGGGCTCAACCGCGATATCCTCATCCGTACCTTCGTGCTCCTCGGCGCTTTCACGCTAATGACCCGTATCGGCGGTCATTTTGGCGCGGTGACACTGGCCGCCAATGCGGTTTTGATGAATTTCGTGCTGATTTCCGCATTCTATCTTGACGGCCTTGCTAACGCAGCCGAGCAGATTACAGGCCGGGCCATCGGCGCCGGCGACAGGACGGCCTTCGATCGCGGCCTGAAACTGACCATCCTCTGGTCCTTTGGGCTTGCCGGCCTTGCTGCCGTGGTCTTCCTTGCCTTCGGCGCATCCATCATCGGCGTGCTCACCACATCGCCCGATGTGCGGACGATGGCCCTGCAATACCTGCCCTACGCCGCGATTTCAGGACTGACCGGTGTGCTTGCCTATCTCATGGATGGCGTGTTCATCGGCGCCACCTGGTCGGGCGAGATGCGCAATCGGATGCTGCTGTCGTTCCTCTGCTATCTCGCGGCGCTGGCCGTCCTCGTGCCATCGTTCGGCAATGCCGGCCTCTGGCTGTCGCTGAACGGCTTCCTGCTTTTTCGAGGCTTCTTTCTCGCCACCTGCCTGAAACCGAAGGCCGATCAGACCTTCCAATTGGCCCAATAG
- a CDS encoding CAP domain-containing protein yields MTLEYSLLTRRNALRLGGVALVAGVASCATRPLPVARNLPGADQTAAALPLVNALRAQHGLPPLAIDPAATDAALYQAKRMANLRKMAHLIGFGDDFGRRVKASGVKLPAAENIAEGQGSVNAVVNAWIHSPHHLENMLGPYTGLGVAVSPGFAPGQMPYWSMVLSRL; encoded by the coding sequence ATGACCCTGGAATATTCTCTCCTGACCCGGCGCAACGCATTGCGCCTCGGCGGTGTTGCGCTTGTCGCCGGTGTTGCCAGCTGCGCCACCAGGCCCCTGCCGGTCGCCAGAAACCTTCCCGGTGCTGACCAGACGGCCGCAGCCTTGCCGCTGGTGAATGCCCTTCGTGCGCAACATGGCCTGCCGCCGCTCGCCATCGACCCGGCAGCCACCGATGCAGCGCTCTACCAGGCCAAGCGCATGGCAAACCTCAGGAAGATGGCGCATCTGATCGGCTTCGGCGACGATTTTGGCCGACGGGTAAAGGCCAGCGGCGTCAAGCTCCCAGCTGCGGAAAACATTGCCGAGGGCCAGGGCAGCGTCAATGCGGTGGTCAATGCCTGGATACATTCGCCGCATCACCTCGAAAACATGCTGGGCCCCTATACCGGTCTCGGCGTTGCGGTATCGCCAGGTTTCGCTCCCGGTCAGATGCCCTACTGGTCTATGGTACTGTCTCGCCTCTAG
- a CDS encoding DUF6460 domain-containing protein — translation MSDQVNRFLGDSLGRTIVKLIVVSLIVGFVMKIFGWRPMDLIENVRHFILELWHTGFAALGSVGDYLLLGATIVIPLFILFRIFNYRN, via the coding sequence ATGTCAGATCAGGTGAACAGGTTTCTCGGAGACTCGCTGGGGCGGACGATCGTCAAGCTCATTGTCGTGTCGCTGATCGTCGGATTCGTGATGAAGATCTTCGGCTGGAGACCGATGGATCTGATCGAAAATGTCCGCCATTTCATCCTCGAACTCTGGCACACAGGCTTTGCGGCCTTGGGCAGCGTCGGCGACTACCTGCTGCTTGGTGCGACGATCGTTATTCCGCTTTTCATCCTCTTCCGCATCTTCAACTATCGAAACTGA